In Cygnus atratus isolate AKBS03 ecotype Queensland, Australia chromosome 5, CAtr_DNAZoo_HiC_assembly, whole genome shotgun sequence, a single window of DNA contains:
- the ZBTB1 gene encoding zinc finger and BTB domain-containing protein 1 isoform X3, with protein sequence MARTSHSNYVLQQLNNQREWGFLCDCCIAIDDIYFQAHKAVLAACSSYFRMFFMNHQHTTAQLNLSNMKISAECFDLILQFMYLGKIMTAPANFEQFKVAMNYLQLYNVPECLEDIQDTDSSSLKCSSSASSTQNSKMIFGVRMYEDTLTRNGSEANRWGMEPPSSTVNTSHNKEPDEEALQLGSFPEQLFDVCKKSTTSKFSHTKERVSHSRRFGRSFTCDSCGFSFSCEKLLDEHVLTCTNRHSYQSARYYGAEKLDFNEKDSTSKIISMQTEKYKGDSSQAADDSSSPVSNVTSRKSSTVASETSGEEGSRASERKRIIIKMEPEDSPADELKDFNIIKVTDKDCNESSDNDDLDDEQEEPLYRYYVEEEIREKRNARKTLKPRLSMDDDERKCLQSPRHLNRKAPSVQEDVENAPCELCGLTITEEDLSSHYLSKHIENICACGKCGQILVKGKQLQDHAQTCGEPQDLTMNGIRNSEEKMDLEENPEEQSEIRDMMFAEMLEDFRDSHFQMNSLQKKQLYKHSACPFRCPNCSQRFETENLVVEHMSNCLEQDLFKNSMMEENERDHRRKHFCNLCGKGFYQRCHLREHYTVHTKEKQFVCQTCGKQFLRERQLRLHNDMHKGMASSEIGTSKLLNN encoded by the exons ATGGCAAGAACCAGCCACAGCAACTATGTCCTTCAGCAGCTAAACAACCAAAGAGAGTGGGGTTTTCTGTGTGACTGTTGTATTGCTATCgatgatatttattttcaagcacaTAAGGCAGTCCTTGCTGCATGCAGCTCCTATTTTAGGATGTTTTTTATGAACCACCAACACACTACAGCCCAGCTGAATCTAAGCAACATGAAGATTAGCGCTGAATGCTTTGATCTTATTTTACAGTTCATGTATTTAGGAAAAATTATGACAGCCCCTGCTAATTTTGAGCAATTTAAAGTGGCCATGAACTATTTACAGCTATATAATGTACCTGAGTGTCTAGAAGATATACAGGATACAGACTCATCTAGTTTAAAGTGCTCATCTTCTGCTTCTAGCACCCAGAATAGTAAAATGATATTTGGTGTGAGAATGTATGAAGACACGCTCACTAGAAATGGCAGCGAAGCAAACAGGTGGGGCATGGAGCCGCCAAGTTCAACAGTTAATACATCCCATAACAAAGAGCCCGATGAAGAAGCTTTGCAGCTAGGCAGTTTCCCTGAACAACTGTTTGATGTCTGCAAAAAAAGCACCACCTCCAAATTCTCTCACACAAAAGAGCGTGTGTCCCACTCGCGCCGTTTTGGAAGAAGCTTCACCTGCGACAGCTGTGGGTTTAGTTTTAGCTGTGAAAAGTTACTGGATGAGCACGTGTTAACGTGCACTAACAGGCATTCGTACCAAAGTGCCAGGTACTACGGTGCTGAAAAACTAGACTTTAATGAAAAGGACTCTACTTCCAAAATAATCTctatgcaaacagaaaaatacaaagggGACTCGAGCCAAGCTGCTGACGATTCTTCGTCTCCTGTGTCCAACGTTACAAGTAGGAAAAGCAGCACGGTTGCGTCAGAGACCTCAGGTGAAGAAGGAAGTAGAGCCTCTGAGAGGAAGAGGATTATTATCAAGATGGAACCAGAGGACAGTCCTGCAGATGAGCTGAaagattttaatattattaaagtGACAGATAAAGACTGCAATGAGTCTTCTGACAACGATGACCTAGATGATGAGCAGGAAGAGCCGCTTTACAGGTACTATGTTGAGGAAGAgatcagagagaaaagaaatgctcGGAAGACTTTAAAACCCCGTTTATCCATGGATGACGATGAGAGAAAGTGTTTACAGAGTCCACGGCACCTTAACAGGAAAGCTCCTTCAGTACAGGAAGACGTGGAGAACGCTCCCTGTGAACTTTGTGGGCTAACAATCACCGAGGAAGATTTGTCCTCTCATTATTTATCCAAACACATAGAAAATATATGTGCCTGTGGCAAGTGTGGTCAAATACTGGTCAAAGGCAAACAGTTACAAGATCATGCACAGACCTGTGGAGAACCCCAGGATCTGACCATGAATGGTATCAGAAATTCCGAGGAAAAAATGGACTTGGAAGAAAACCCTGAGGAGCAGTCAGAAATAAGGGACATGATGTTTGCAGAGATGCTAGAGGACTTCAGGGACAGTCATTTCCAAATGAACAGCcttcaaaaaaaacagttatataAGCATTCTGCCTGTCCTTTCCGATGTCCTAATTGCAGTCAACgttttgaaactgaaaacctAGTGGTTGAACATATGTCAAACTGCCTAGAGCAAGATCTGTTCAAGAATTCCATGATGGAAGAGAATGAGAGAGATCACAGACGTAAGCATTTCTGCAATCTTTGTGGCAAAGGATTTTATCAGCGTTGTCACTTGAGGGAACACTATACTGTTCATaccaaggaaaaacagtttgtttGTCAGACATGTGGGAAGCAGTTCTTAAGAGAGCGCCAGTTGCGGCTCCACAATGATATGCACAAAGGAATGGCCAG TAGTGAAATAGGGACTTCTAAGCTTCTGAACAACTGA
- the ZBTB1 gene encoding zinc finger and BTB domain-containing protein 1 isoform X1 → MARTSHSNYVLQQLNNQREWGFLCDCCIAIDDIYFQAHKAVLAACSSYFRMFFMNHQHTTAQLNLSNMKISAECFDLILQFMYLGKIMTAPANFEQFKVAMNYLQLYNVPECLEDIQDTDSSSLKCSSSASSTQNSKMIFGVRMYEDTLTRNGSEANRWGMEPPSSTVNTSHNKEPDEEALQLGSFPEQLFDVCKKSTTSKFSHTKERVSHSRRFGRSFTCDSCGFSFSCEKLLDEHVLTCTNRHSYQSARYYGAEKLDFNEKDSTSKIISMQTEKYKGDSSQAADDSSSPVSNVTSRKSSTVASETSGEEGSRASERKRIIIKMEPEDSPADELKDFNIIKVTDKDCNESSDNDDLDDEQEEPLYRYYVEEEIREKRNARKTLKPRLSMDDDERKCLQSPRHLNRKAPSVQEDVENAPCELCGLTITEEDLSSHYLSKHIENICACGKCGQILVKGKQLQDHAQTCGEPQDLTMNGIRNSEEKMDLEENPEEQSEIRDMMFAEMLEDFRDSHFQMNSLQKKQLYKHSACPFRCPNCSQRFETENLVVEHMSNCLEQDLFKNSMMEENERDHRRKHFCNLCGKGFYQRCHLREHYTVHTKEKQFVCQTCGKQFLRERQLRLHNDMHKGMARYVCSICDQGNFRKHDHVRHMISHLSAGETICQVCFQIFPNNEQLEQHMDVHLYTCGVCGAKFNLRKDMRSHYNAKHLKRT, encoded by the coding sequence ATGGCAAGAACCAGCCACAGCAACTATGTCCTTCAGCAGCTAAACAACCAAAGAGAGTGGGGTTTTCTGTGTGACTGTTGTATTGCTATCgatgatatttattttcaagcacaTAAGGCAGTCCTTGCTGCATGCAGCTCCTATTTTAGGATGTTTTTTATGAACCACCAACACACTACAGCCCAGCTGAATCTAAGCAACATGAAGATTAGCGCTGAATGCTTTGATCTTATTTTACAGTTCATGTATTTAGGAAAAATTATGACAGCCCCTGCTAATTTTGAGCAATTTAAAGTGGCCATGAACTATTTACAGCTATATAATGTACCTGAGTGTCTAGAAGATATACAGGATACAGACTCATCTAGTTTAAAGTGCTCATCTTCTGCTTCTAGCACCCAGAATAGTAAAATGATATTTGGTGTGAGAATGTATGAAGACACGCTCACTAGAAATGGCAGCGAAGCAAACAGGTGGGGCATGGAGCCGCCAAGTTCAACAGTTAATACATCCCATAACAAAGAGCCCGATGAAGAAGCTTTGCAGCTAGGCAGTTTCCCTGAACAACTGTTTGATGTCTGCAAAAAAAGCACCACCTCCAAATTCTCTCACACAAAAGAGCGTGTGTCCCACTCGCGCCGTTTTGGAAGAAGCTTCACCTGCGACAGCTGTGGGTTTAGTTTTAGCTGTGAAAAGTTACTGGATGAGCACGTGTTAACGTGCACTAACAGGCATTCGTACCAAAGTGCCAGGTACTACGGTGCTGAAAAACTAGACTTTAATGAAAAGGACTCTACTTCCAAAATAATCTctatgcaaacagaaaaatacaaagggGACTCGAGCCAAGCTGCTGACGATTCTTCGTCTCCTGTGTCCAACGTTACAAGTAGGAAAAGCAGCACGGTTGCGTCAGAGACCTCAGGTGAAGAAGGAAGTAGAGCCTCTGAGAGGAAGAGGATTATTATCAAGATGGAACCAGAGGACAGTCCTGCAGATGAGCTGAaagattttaatattattaaagtGACAGATAAAGACTGCAATGAGTCTTCTGACAACGATGACCTAGATGATGAGCAGGAAGAGCCGCTTTACAGGTACTATGTTGAGGAAGAgatcagagagaaaagaaatgctcGGAAGACTTTAAAACCCCGTTTATCCATGGATGACGATGAGAGAAAGTGTTTACAGAGTCCACGGCACCTTAACAGGAAAGCTCCTTCAGTACAGGAAGACGTGGAGAACGCTCCCTGTGAACTTTGTGGGCTAACAATCACCGAGGAAGATTTGTCCTCTCATTATTTATCCAAACACATAGAAAATATATGTGCCTGTGGCAAGTGTGGTCAAATACTGGTCAAAGGCAAACAGTTACAAGATCATGCACAGACCTGTGGAGAACCCCAGGATCTGACCATGAATGGTATCAGAAATTCCGAGGAAAAAATGGACTTGGAAGAAAACCCTGAGGAGCAGTCAGAAATAAGGGACATGATGTTTGCAGAGATGCTAGAGGACTTCAGGGACAGTCATTTCCAAATGAACAGCcttcaaaaaaaacagttatataAGCATTCTGCCTGTCCTTTCCGATGTCCTAATTGCAGTCAACgttttgaaactgaaaacctAGTGGTTGAACATATGTCAAACTGCCTAGAGCAAGATCTGTTCAAGAATTCCATGATGGAAGAGAATGAGAGAGATCACAGACGTAAGCATTTCTGCAATCTTTGTGGCAAAGGATTTTATCAGCGTTGTCACTTGAGGGAACACTATACTGTTCATaccaaggaaaaacagtttgtttGTCAGACATGTGGGAAGCAGTTCTTAAGAGAGCGCCAGTTGCGGCTCCACAATGATATGCACAAAGGAATGGCCAGGTATGTCTGTTCCATTTGTGATCAaggaaacttcagaaaacatgaCCATGTACGGCATATGATATCTCACTTATCAGCTGGAGAGACTATATGCCAGGTCTGCTTTCAGATATTCCCAAATAATGAGCAACTGGAGCAGCACATGGATGTTCATCTGTATACATGTGGAGTATGTGgagcaaaatttaatttgagAAAAGATATGAGATCCCACTATAATGCCAAGCATTTGAAAAGAACATAA
- the ZBTB1 gene encoding zinc finger and BTB domain-containing protein 1 isoform X4, with translation MARTSHSNYVLQQLNNQREWGFLCDCCIAIDDIYFQAHKAVLAACSSYFRMFFMNHQHTTAQLNLSNMKISAECFDLILQFMYLGKIMTAPANFEQFKVAMNYLQLYNVPECLEDIQDTDSSSLKCSSSASSTQNSKMIFGVRMYEDTLTRNGSEANRWGMEPPSSTVNTSHNKEPDEEALQLGSFPEQLFDVCKKSTTSKFSHTKERVSHSRRFGRSFTCDSCGFSFSCEKLLDEHVLTCTNRHSYQSARYYGAEKLDFNEKDSTSKIISMQTEKYKGDSSQAADDSSSPVSNVTSRKSSTVASETSGEEGSRASERKRIIIKMEPEDSPADELKDFNIIKVTDKDCNESSDNDDLDDEQEEPLYRYYVEEEIREKRNARKTLKPRLSMDDDERKCLQSPRHLNRKAPSVQEDVENAPCELCGLTITEEDLSSHYLSKHIENICACGKCGQILVKGKQLQDHAQTCGEPQDLTMNGIRNSEEKMDLEENPEEQSEIRDMMFAEMLEDFRDSHFQMNSLQKKQLYKHSACPFRCPNCSQRFETENLVVEHMSNCLEQDLFKNSMMEENERDHRRKHFCNLCGKGFYQRCHLREHYTVHTKEKQFVCQTCGKQFLRERQLRLHNDMHKGMARQ, from the coding sequence ATGGCAAGAACCAGCCACAGCAACTATGTCCTTCAGCAGCTAAACAACCAAAGAGAGTGGGGTTTTCTGTGTGACTGTTGTATTGCTATCgatgatatttattttcaagcacaTAAGGCAGTCCTTGCTGCATGCAGCTCCTATTTTAGGATGTTTTTTATGAACCACCAACACACTACAGCCCAGCTGAATCTAAGCAACATGAAGATTAGCGCTGAATGCTTTGATCTTATTTTACAGTTCATGTATTTAGGAAAAATTATGACAGCCCCTGCTAATTTTGAGCAATTTAAAGTGGCCATGAACTATTTACAGCTATATAATGTACCTGAGTGTCTAGAAGATATACAGGATACAGACTCATCTAGTTTAAAGTGCTCATCTTCTGCTTCTAGCACCCAGAATAGTAAAATGATATTTGGTGTGAGAATGTATGAAGACACGCTCACTAGAAATGGCAGCGAAGCAAACAGGTGGGGCATGGAGCCGCCAAGTTCAACAGTTAATACATCCCATAACAAAGAGCCCGATGAAGAAGCTTTGCAGCTAGGCAGTTTCCCTGAACAACTGTTTGATGTCTGCAAAAAAAGCACCACCTCCAAATTCTCTCACACAAAAGAGCGTGTGTCCCACTCGCGCCGTTTTGGAAGAAGCTTCACCTGCGACAGCTGTGGGTTTAGTTTTAGCTGTGAAAAGTTACTGGATGAGCACGTGTTAACGTGCACTAACAGGCATTCGTACCAAAGTGCCAGGTACTACGGTGCTGAAAAACTAGACTTTAATGAAAAGGACTCTACTTCCAAAATAATCTctatgcaaacagaaaaatacaaagggGACTCGAGCCAAGCTGCTGACGATTCTTCGTCTCCTGTGTCCAACGTTACAAGTAGGAAAAGCAGCACGGTTGCGTCAGAGACCTCAGGTGAAGAAGGAAGTAGAGCCTCTGAGAGGAAGAGGATTATTATCAAGATGGAACCAGAGGACAGTCCTGCAGATGAGCTGAaagattttaatattattaaagtGACAGATAAAGACTGCAATGAGTCTTCTGACAACGATGACCTAGATGATGAGCAGGAAGAGCCGCTTTACAGGTACTATGTTGAGGAAGAgatcagagagaaaagaaatgctcGGAAGACTTTAAAACCCCGTTTATCCATGGATGACGATGAGAGAAAGTGTTTACAGAGTCCACGGCACCTTAACAGGAAAGCTCCTTCAGTACAGGAAGACGTGGAGAACGCTCCCTGTGAACTTTGTGGGCTAACAATCACCGAGGAAGATTTGTCCTCTCATTATTTATCCAAACACATAGAAAATATATGTGCCTGTGGCAAGTGTGGTCAAATACTGGTCAAAGGCAAACAGTTACAAGATCATGCACAGACCTGTGGAGAACCCCAGGATCTGACCATGAATGGTATCAGAAATTCCGAGGAAAAAATGGACTTGGAAGAAAACCCTGAGGAGCAGTCAGAAATAAGGGACATGATGTTTGCAGAGATGCTAGAGGACTTCAGGGACAGTCATTTCCAAATGAACAGCcttcaaaaaaaacagttatataAGCATTCTGCCTGTCCTTTCCGATGTCCTAATTGCAGTCAACgttttgaaactgaaaacctAGTGGTTGAACATATGTCAAACTGCCTAGAGCAAGATCTGTTCAAGAATTCCATGATGGAAGAGAATGAGAGAGATCACAGACGTAAGCATTTCTGCAATCTTTGTGGCAAAGGATTTTATCAGCGTTGTCACTTGAGGGAACACTATACTGTTCATaccaaggaaaaacagtttgtttGTCAGACATGTGGGAAGCAGTTCTTAAGAGAGCGCCAGTTGCGGCTCCACAATGATATGCACAAAGGAATGGCCAG
- the ZBTB1 gene encoding zinc finger and BTB domain-containing protein 1 isoform X2: protein MARTSHSNYVLQQLNNQREWGFLCDCCIAIDDIYFQAHKAVLAACSSYFRMFFMNHQHTTAQLNLSNMKISAECFDLILQFMYLGKIMTAPANFEQFKVAMNYLQLYNVPECLEDIQDTDSSSLKCSSSASSTQNSKMIFGVRMYEDTLTRNGSEANRWGMEPPSSTVNTSHNKEPDEEALQLGSFPEQLFDVCKKSTTSKFSHTKERVSHSRRFGRSFTCDSCGFSFSCEKLLDEHVLTCTNRHSYQSARYYGAEKLDFNEKDSTSKIISMQTEKYKGDSSQAADDSSSPVSNVTSRKSSTVASETSGEEGSRASERKRIIIKMEPEDSPADELKDFNIIKVTDKDCNESSDNDDLDDEQEEPLYRYYVEEEIREKRNARKTLKPRLSMDDDERKCLQSPRHLNRKAPSVQEDVENAPCELCGLTITEEDLSSHYLSKHIENICACGKCGQILVKGKQLQDHAQTCGEPQDLTMNGIRNSEEKMDLEENPEEQSEIRDMMFAEMLEDFRDSHFQMNSLQKKQLYKHSACPFRCPNCSQRFETENLVVEHMSNCLEQDLFKNSMMEENERDHRRKHFCNLCGKGFYQRCHLREHYTVHTKEKQFVCQTCGKQFLRERQLRLHNDMHKGMARLRLISIAIFWRKSCSCEVILTERSCKTGV from the coding sequence ATGGCAAGAACCAGCCACAGCAACTATGTCCTTCAGCAGCTAAACAACCAAAGAGAGTGGGGTTTTCTGTGTGACTGTTGTATTGCTATCgatgatatttattttcaagcacaTAAGGCAGTCCTTGCTGCATGCAGCTCCTATTTTAGGATGTTTTTTATGAACCACCAACACACTACAGCCCAGCTGAATCTAAGCAACATGAAGATTAGCGCTGAATGCTTTGATCTTATTTTACAGTTCATGTATTTAGGAAAAATTATGACAGCCCCTGCTAATTTTGAGCAATTTAAAGTGGCCATGAACTATTTACAGCTATATAATGTACCTGAGTGTCTAGAAGATATACAGGATACAGACTCATCTAGTTTAAAGTGCTCATCTTCTGCTTCTAGCACCCAGAATAGTAAAATGATATTTGGTGTGAGAATGTATGAAGACACGCTCACTAGAAATGGCAGCGAAGCAAACAGGTGGGGCATGGAGCCGCCAAGTTCAACAGTTAATACATCCCATAACAAAGAGCCCGATGAAGAAGCTTTGCAGCTAGGCAGTTTCCCTGAACAACTGTTTGATGTCTGCAAAAAAAGCACCACCTCCAAATTCTCTCACACAAAAGAGCGTGTGTCCCACTCGCGCCGTTTTGGAAGAAGCTTCACCTGCGACAGCTGTGGGTTTAGTTTTAGCTGTGAAAAGTTACTGGATGAGCACGTGTTAACGTGCACTAACAGGCATTCGTACCAAAGTGCCAGGTACTACGGTGCTGAAAAACTAGACTTTAATGAAAAGGACTCTACTTCCAAAATAATCTctatgcaaacagaaaaatacaaagggGACTCGAGCCAAGCTGCTGACGATTCTTCGTCTCCTGTGTCCAACGTTACAAGTAGGAAAAGCAGCACGGTTGCGTCAGAGACCTCAGGTGAAGAAGGAAGTAGAGCCTCTGAGAGGAAGAGGATTATTATCAAGATGGAACCAGAGGACAGTCCTGCAGATGAGCTGAaagattttaatattattaaagtGACAGATAAAGACTGCAATGAGTCTTCTGACAACGATGACCTAGATGATGAGCAGGAAGAGCCGCTTTACAGGTACTATGTTGAGGAAGAgatcagagagaaaagaaatgctcGGAAGACTTTAAAACCCCGTTTATCCATGGATGACGATGAGAGAAAGTGTTTACAGAGTCCACGGCACCTTAACAGGAAAGCTCCTTCAGTACAGGAAGACGTGGAGAACGCTCCCTGTGAACTTTGTGGGCTAACAATCACCGAGGAAGATTTGTCCTCTCATTATTTATCCAAACACATAGAAAATATATGTGCCTGTGGCAAGTGTGGTCAAATACTGGTCAAAGGCAAACAGTTACAAGATCATGCACAGACCTGTGGAGAACCCCAGGATCTGACCATGAATGGTATCAGAAATTCCGAGGAAAAAATGGACTTGGAAGAAAACCCTGAGGAGCAGTCAGAAATAAGGGACATGATGTTTGCAGAGATGCTAGAGGACTTCAGGGACAGTCATTTCCAAATGAACAGCcttcaaaaaaaacagttatataAGCATTCTGCCTGTCCTTTCCGATGTCCTAATTGCAGTCAACgttttgaaactgaaaacctAGTGGTTGAACATATGTCAAACTGCCTAGAGCAAGATCTGTTCAAGAATTCCATGATGGAAGAGAATGAGAGAGATCACAGACGTAAGCATTTCTGCAATCTTTGTGGCAAAGGATTTTATCAGCGTTGTCACTTGAGGGAACACTATACTGTTCATaccaaggaaaaacagtttgtttGTCAGACATGTGGGAAGCAGTTCTTAAGAGAGCGCCAGTTGCGGCTCCACAATGATATGCACAAAGGAATGGCCAG